In Paraburkholderia sp. PGU19, the sequence CATAGTCCGGCGGCGTCAGTGGCATGCAAGCCGCCCGGTGCCGACGCGCGACGGGAAGCAAGATGGTCGGCGAGGAAACTCGACAGTGTTACTTGAGCAGGGTTCACGGTTGCCTCGTGTCGCGTTGATTGAACGGGAAGCCTGGTGCAATTCGTGCATTCATCGTGACTCCTCGATCGTCGGTTGCTTGCGATGACCCTCTGGCAAACACGGTAAGCCAGTGGACCTTCAAGAGAAATTCAGTAATTTTTATTTGCGCTGTAAGCGATGCTTATCTGCTGCGGGAGTCCTGATCATGCTTAACCTGCTCCGCAATCTCACGCTGCGCCAGTTGCAGATATTCTCGGCGGCATCCCAGTACGAGAGCTTTGCCCGCGCCGCCGAAGACCTGCACCTGACGCAGCCCGCCGTCTCGATGCAGATCAAGCAGCTCGAAGAGGCCATCGGGCTGCCGCTGTTCGAACGCATCGGCCGGCGGCTCACGCTCACGGAAGCGGGCGCCACGCTCTCGCACCACGCGAAGCGGATTCTCGGCGACATCAAGGACGCCGAAGATGCGATGCGTTCGCTCTCTTCGGCGGATGGCGGCACCATTTCCATCGGCCTTGTCAGCACCGCCCGCTACTTCATGCCACGGCAAATCTCACGTTATGCGGAGCGTTATCCGAAAGTCGATATCCGCTTTTCGATTGGCAACCGCGATGCGCTGCTGCGCCAGCTGCAAGACAACGCGATCGATCTCGCCGTAATGGGACGCCCGCCCGCCGAACTCGACGCGCACTGCGAACCGCTCGCCTACAACCCGCACGTGATCGCCGCGAGCACGACACATCCGTTCGTCGATGCACCGCGCTTCGACTTGCACGAATTGCGCCATGACACCTT encodes:
- a CDS encoding LysR substrate-binding domain-containing protein produces the protein MLNLLRNLTLRQLQIFSAASQYESFARAAEDLHLTQPAVSMQIKQLEEAIGLPLFERIGRRLTLTEAGATLSHHAKRILGDIKDAEDAMRSLSSADGGTISIGLVSTARYFMPRQISRYAERYPKVDIRFSIGNRDALLRQLQDNAIDLAVMGRPPAELDAHCEPLAYNPHVIAASTTHPFVDAPRFDLHELRHDTFLMREPGSDTAAVAMEMFQHHLFTPARRLALDSHETVKQAVVAGMGVSVLPLHTLRLELLAREVSILQVNGTPIDRVWHVVHMNAKQMSPACVAFRRFLIEKTGAYLEGQFADLTPPTHAASPFAQT